Below is a genomic region from Streptomyces sp. NBC_00461.
GACGCGGAGTGGTATGACCGGAGGCGAACATTCCTCCGGTGAGCGCCACGATGGCGATCAGGATGAGGGCCAGCGAGCGCCCTGGCTTGCTCTGGGCGCTCGCGCTTCGGCCCTTCTTAGGTGCTGCCACCTTCTCGTACTCCCTCTCGGGCCGCTCCGCGCCGGATCTTCGGGCGGACGGCCATGGCATGGTGTCGGGATCCCGTGCGAGCTGCGCATGATCCGGGGCGCGCGGAAGCGGACCGCACGCCCTGGGGCATGGCTACTTCGCCTCGGAGTCGCCGTCGGTCTTCTTCGGCTCTGCGTCCGACGTGGCCTCGGCGGCCGTCGTGTCGTCGGCCGGCTCCTCGGTCGCGTCCTTCTTGCCGAGGTCGACGGACTTGTCGTCGGAGGCGGCGGCAGCTTCGTCGGCGGAGTCGTCGGACTCGGTGAGGGAGGAGGCGTCGTCCGGGACCACGTCGGTGTCGGACTTCAGGTCGTGCTCGATGCCGTGCACGATGCGGTTGTACTCGTCATCGCTGAGCACGGAACCGATGGCGTTCTTCCCGAAGAGGAGCTCGACTCCCGGGCCGGCGTCGAGGAGGACCGTGTCGTCGTTGACCTCCTTGACCGTCGCGTACATGCCCCCGATCGTGCGGACGCCGCTGCCGGGCTGCAGCTCGTTGCGCATCGCGGCGGCCTGCTGCTGCTTGCGCTTGGCCGAGCGGGTCATGAGGAACATGGCCCCGATGAGCACGATGAAGGGGAGGAGCATGGTGATATTCACGGGACGGTATTTCCTTCGCACGACCGCGATGGAGAGCGGCCTCATGGATGGGGGTATGTATACCGCCGACAAAGGCGGCATCGGCGGAGTCTAAGCGAGTCCACGCGCAGGGAACAACGCTCAGCATGGCACCTGGGTTCCTGACCGGGCCAATGCCCTCGCCGTCACGAACCCATCACGTCCCGAACAGGTCCTGTTGTCCGTTTCCCGCAGTTGCCGAGCGGGGCGGCGTGAGGCCGAGATGCGCCCATGCCGCGGGGGTGGCGACCCGTCCGCGCGGGGTGCGGGCGAGCAGGCCCTCCCGGACGAGGAACGGTTCGGCGACCTCCTCGACGGTCTCGCGCTCCTCCCCCACGGCGACCGCGAGCGTGGAGAGGCCGACGGGACCGCCGCCGAACAGCTTGAGCAGGGCCTCCAGAACTCCGCGGTCGAGGCGGTCGAGGCCGCGGGCGTCGACCTCGTAGACCTTCAGCGCGGCCGCGGCGATGTCGCGGGTGATGAATCCGTCGGCCTTGACCTGGGCGTAGTCGCGCACGCGGCGCAGCAGGCGGTTGGCGATACGGGGCGTGCCGCGGGAGCGGCCGGCGATCTCGGCGGCGCCGTCGGCCTGGATCTCGACGTCGAGCAGGTTCGCGGAGCGGTGGATGACGCGCTCCAGCTCGGCGGGCTCGTAGAACTCCATGTGCGCGGTGAAGCCGAAGCGGTCGCGCAGCGGGGGCGGCAGCAGGCCCGCGCGCGTGGTGGCACCGACCAGGGTGAACGGGGGCAGTTCGAGGGGGATGGCGGTGGCGCCGGGGCCCTTGCCGACGATGACGTCGACGCGGAAGTCCTCCATCGCCATGTACAGCATCTCCTCGGCGGGCCGCGACATGCGGTGGATCTCGTCGAGGAAGAGGACCTCGCCCTCCTGGAGGGAGGAGAGGATCGCGGCAAGGTCGCCGGCGTGCTGGATGGCGGGTCCGCTGGTGATGCGGATCGGGGCGCCCATCTCGGCCGCGATGATCATCGAGAGGGTGGTCTTGCCGAGGCCCGGGGCGCCGGAGAGCAGCACGTGGTCGGCGGTGGCGCCACGCGCGCGTGCGGCGCGCAGCACGAGATCGAGCTGCTCGCGGACCTTCTCCTGTCCGATGAACTCGTCCAGGTCCTTGGGGCGCAGGGCGGCCTCGACGGCCTGGTCCTCGCCATCGGCAGCAGAGTCCACCAGCCGCTCCGCGGCGGGGCCGACGAGCCGCTCGGCGGCGGGGGTGTCGGTCGGGTCGTCCCAGTTCACTGAGATCTCCTAGCTGGGCTCGTGCAGGTGGGTCAGCGGGCGCGGTTGAGGGTCTGCAGGGCCGCTTTGAGCAGCTGACCGACCTGGGGCGTGCCCTCGGTCGCCTCGGCCTGTGGCGCCACGGCGGACACGGCCTCGTCGGCCTCGCGGGAGGCGTACCCGAGGCCGATCAGGGCGGCGTGCAGCTGGTCGCGCCAGCCGGAGGTGACCGCCGTACCGACGGCCGGGGCGCCGATCGGTTCGCCGAGCCGGTCCCTGAGCTCCAGCAGCAGCTTCTGGGCGCCCTTCTTGCCGATGCCGGGGACGGCGACGAGGGCCTTCTCGTCGCTGGTGGAGACGGCTCGGCGCAGGGCGTCCGGGGAATGCACCGCCAGCATCGCCTGGGCCAGGCGGGGGCCGACTCCGCTCGCCGTCTGCAGCAGCTCGAACACCTGACGCTCGTCGTCGTCCACGAAGCCGTACAGCGTGAGCGAGTCCTCGCGGACGACCAGGGAGGTGGCGAGCTTGGCCGGCTTGCCGATGCGGAGGGTGGAGAGCGTGTTGGGGGTGCACTGCACGGCCATGCCGACACCGCCGACCTCGACGACTGCGGCGTCCGGGGCGAGGGCGGCGACCGTGCCGCTCACGAAGGCGATCATGCCGTACGGCCTTTCGACGGGGTCGGTGCTTTGGCTGCGTGCAGGGCGACGGCCTGCTGGAGTCGGTTCTGGGCGGGGGCGCGCCAGATGTGGCAGATGGCGAGCGCGAGGGCGTCCGCGGCGTCGGCCGGCTTGGGGGGCGCGTCGAGCCGGAGCAGCCGGGTGACCATGGCGCCGACCTGTGCCTTGTCGGCGCGGCCGCTGCCGGTGACCGCGGCCTTGACCTCGCTGGGGGTGTGCAGGGCGACGGGGATGCCGCGGCGGGCGGCGCACAGCATGGCGACGGCGCTGGCCTGGGCGGTGCCCATCACGGTCCGTACGTTGTGCTGGCTGAACACCCGCTCCACGGCGACGACTTCGGGCCGGTACTCGTCCAGCCACTGCTCGATGCCCTGCTCGACGGCGACGAGGCGGTGCCCCAAGTCGGCGTCCGCGGGCGTCCGTACGACTCCGACGCCCACCATGGTGAGCGGCCGGCCCGCGACCCCCTCGACGACGCCCACGCCGCACCGCGTCAGTCCGGGGTCCACCCCCAGTACGCGCACGTGCCCCTCCCCTCGGTGATCTTTGACTTCACGCCAGGCTATCCGCTGCCACCGACAACAGCGGCGGGCCGGTGGGACGTGTCCCACCGGCCCGCCGAAACCGCCGCGTTCGAGGCCGTGTTACGCGTCGACCTTCTCCATGACCTCGTCGCTGACATCGAAGTTGGCGAAGACGTTCTGCACGTCGTCGCTGTCCTCGAGCGCGTCGATCAGCTTGAAGATCTTCCTGGCGCCCTCCTCGTCCAGTTCGACCTGCATAGTCGGGACGAAGTTGGCCTCGGCGGAGTCGTAGTCGATCCCGGAGTCCTGGAGGGCGGTGCGGACGGCGACCATGTCGGTGGCCTCGCTGAGCACCTCGAAGGACTCGCCGAGGTCGTTGACCTCCTCGGCGCCGGCGTCCAGGACGGCCCCGAGGACGTCGTCCTCGCTCAGCTCGCCCTTGGGGACGATGACGACGCCCTTGCGGTTGAAGAGGTACGACACCGAGCCGGGGTCGGCCATGTTGCCGCCGTTGCGGGTCATGGCGACGCGCACGTCCGAGGCGGCGCGGTTGCGGTTGTCGGTGAGGCACTCGATGAGCACCGCGACGCCGTTCGGTCCGTAACCCTCGTACATGATCGTCTCGTAGTCGGCGCCGCCGGCCTCGAGGCCGCCGCCGCGCTTGACCGCGGAGTCGATGTTCTTGTTCGGGACCGACGACTTCTTCGCCTTCTGGATGGCGTCGTAGAGAGTGGGGTTGCCCTCGATGTCGACGCCGCCCATCCGGGCAGCCACCTCGATATTCTTGATCAGCTTCGCGAAGAGCTTGCCGCGCTTGGCGTCGATCACGGCCTTCTTGTGCTTCGTCGTAGCCCATTTAGAGTGGCCGGACATCTGCCTGTCTCCTTCGCGTAACCCATCTCTGCAACCAACGCCTGAGATCCTACAAGGACTCCGGCGTCCGGTTCGCGCGCACGATGTCGACAAAGAGGGAGTGCACGCGGTGGTCGCCGGTCAGTTCCGGGTGGAAGGACGTGGCGAGGGCGTTGCCTTGACGGACCGCGACGATGTGGCCCTCGTGCTCGGCGAGCACCTCGGTCTCGGCGCCGACGGACTCGACCCAGGGGGCGCGGATGAAGACGCCCTCCACGGGATCGCCCGCGACGCCCCGGACGTGGACCGCCGCTTCGAAGGATTCGTTCTGGCGGCCGAAGGCGTTGCGGCGCACGATCATGTCGATGCCGCCGATGGTCTCCTGGCCCGAGCGCGGGTCGAGGATCTTGTCGGCGAGCATGATCATGCCGGCGCAGGTGCCGTAGACGGGCATGCCGTCACGCACGCGCGCGCGTAGGGGCTCCATGACGCCGAACAGGACGGCCAGCTTGGAGATGGTGGTGGACTCGCCGCCGGGGATGACGAGGCCGTCCACCTCGGCGAGTTCCTCGGGGCGCCGCACCGGCCTGGCCACGGCATCGGCCGCGGCCAGGGCGACGAGGTGCTCCCGGACGTCGCCCTGAAGGGCCAGGACGCCTATGACAGGAGTGCTCATGGGTGGTTACCAGCCGCGGTTGGCGTAGCGCTCGGCCTCGGGGAGGGTGTCGCAGTTGATGCCGACCATGGCCTCGCCCAGGTTGCGGGACGCGTCCGCGATGATCTTGGGGTCGTCGTAGAAGGTGGTCGCCTTCACGATGGCGGCGGCGCGCTTGGCCGGGTCGCCGGACTTGAAGATGCCGGAGCCGACGAAGACGCCCTCGGCGCCGAGCTGGCGCATGAGCGCGGCGTCGGCGGGGGTGGCGACGCCGCCGGCGGAGAACAGGACCACCGGGAGCTTGCCGAGCTCGGAGACTTCCTTGACCAGCTCGTACGGGGCGCGCAGCTCCTTGGCGGCGGCGTACAGCTCGTTGTTGTCGTAGCCGCGCAGGCGGGCGATCTCGTTCTTGATCTGGCGCAGGTGGCGGACGGCCTCGACGACGTTTCCGGTGCCGGCCTCACCCTTGGAGCGGATCATGGCCGCGCCCTCGGCGATACGGCGCAGGGCCTCGCCCAGGTTGGTGGCACCGCAGACGAAGGGGGTGGTGAACGCCCACTTGTCGGAGTGGTTGACCTCGTCGGCCGGGGTGAGGACCTCGGACTCGTCGATGTAGTCGACGCCGAGGGACTGCAGGACCTGGGCCTCGACGAAGTGGCCGATGCGGGACTTGGCCATGACCGGGATCGAGACGGCCTCGATGATGCCCTCGATCATGTCCGGGTCGGACATACGGGCCACGCCGCCGTCCTTGCGGATGTCGGCCGGGACCCGCTCCAGGGCCATGACGGCGACGGCGCCCGCGTCCTCGGCGATCTTCGCCTGCTCCGGCGTGACGACGTCCATGATCACGCCACCCTTGAGCTGCTCGGCCATGCCGCGCTTCACGCGTGCGGTGCCGGTCTCGGGGGCCTGGTTTTCGGAGAGCGTGCTGGACACGGGTTGACCTCACTCGGTGAAAGAGGGTTTCTGCAGACACCGAGGAAACGCGAATGGGCCAGTCCAAAGCAAGGGCCAATGGCAAGCCGGTGGATCCTTTTCCGGACTGCGGTGGGGTTATGGCTGCTGGGAGACCCGGTCGGCCAGGGCCGCAGGCGGTTCGTCGTCCATCTCGAAGGCCATCGGGAAGGGGGCGTGTCCGGCCAGCCGGAACCAGCGCACCTTGCGGTGTTCGCGCAGCCTGCGGGCCGCGCCCACGGCGTCGTTGTGGAAGCGGCGGGCCATCGGGACCCGCAGTACCGCCTCGGTCAGTTCGTGGGCGGCCTCGTCCCCGCCGGGCGCCTCGCGCACCACCTCCACCTGCTGCGGCACCGCGAACACGGCTCGCAGTGCCTGGCTCAGCTCGCTCTCGGCGACCTCCCGCTGCTCCTCCTCGGCCTGCCGGGCCGCGTGCGCCGCCTCGTACAGGACGATCGAGGCGGCCGGATCGAGGACACCGGAGGTGGCGAGTTCCTGCGCCACGGAGGCCCGGCGCACCAGCTGCGCGTCGAGCGCGGCACGGGCTGCGTCGATCCTGGCGTGCAGCCGGTCCAG
It encodes:
- the pdxS gene encoding pyridoxal 5'-phosphate synthase lyase subunit PdxS — translated: MSSTLSENQAPETGTARVKRGMAEQLKGGVIMDVVTPEQAKIAEDAGAVAVMALERVPADIRKDGGVARMSDPDMIEGIIEAVSIPVMAKSRIGHFVEAQVLQSLGVDYIDESEVLTPADEVNHSDKWAFTTPFVCGATNLGEALRRIAEGAAMIRSKGEAGTGNVVEAVRHLRQIKNEIARLRGYDNNELYAAAKELRAPYELVKEVSELGKLPVVLFSAGGVATPADAALMRQLGAEGVFVGSGIFKSGDPAKRAAAIVKATTFYDDPKIIADASRNLGEAMVGINCDTLPEAERYANRGW
- the yajC gene encoding preprotein translocase subunit YajC, with protein sequence MLLPFIVLIGAMFLMTRSAKRKQQQAAAMRNELQPGSGVRTIGGMYATVKEVNDDTVLLDAGPGVELLFGKNAIGSVLSDDEYNRIVHGIEHDLKSDTDVVPDDASSLTESDDSADEAAAASDDKSVDLGKKDATEEPADDTTAAEATSDAEPKKTDGDSEAK
- the ruvC gene encoding crossover junction endodeoxyribonuclease RuvC, with translation MRVLGVDPGLTRCGVGVVEGVAGRPLTMVGVGVVRTPADADLGHRLVAVEQGIEQWLDEYRPEVVAVERVFSQHNVRTVMGTAQASAVAMLCAARRGIPVALHTPSEVKAAVTGSGRADKAQVGAMVTRLLRLDAPPKPADAADALALAICHIWRAPAQNRLQQAVALHAAKAPTPSKGRTA
- the pdxT gene encoding pyridoxal 5'-phosphate synthase glutaminase subunit PdxT; the protein is MSTPVIGVLALQGDVREHLVALAAADAVARPVRRPEELAEVDGLVIPGGESTTISKLAVLFGVMEPLRARVRDGMPVYGTCAGMIMLADKILDPRSGQETIGGIDMIVRRNAFGRQNESFEAAVHVRGVAGDPVEGVFIRAPWVESVGAETEVLAEHEGHIVAVRQGNALATSFHPELTGDHRVHSLFVDIVRANRTPESL
- the ruvA gene encoding Holliday junction branch migration protein RuvA — its product is MIAFVSGTVAALAPDAAVVEVGGVGMAVQCTPNTLSTLRIGKPAKLATSLVVREDSLTLYGFVDDDERQVFELLQTASGVGPRLAQAMLAVHSPDALRRAVSTSDEKALVAVPGIGKKGAQKLLLELRDRLGEPIGAPAVGTAVTSGWRDQLHAALIGLGYASREADEAVSAVAPQAEATEGTPQVGQLLKAALQTLNRAR
- the ruvB gene encoding Holliday junction branch migration DNA helicase RuvB → MNWDDPTDTPAAERLVGPAAERLVDSAADGEDQAVEAALRPKDLDEFIGQEKVREQLDLVLRAARARGATADHVLLSGAPGLGKTTLSMIIAAEMGAPIRITSGPAIQHAGDLAAILSSLQEGEVLFLDEIHRMSRPAEEMLYMAMEDFRVDVIVGKGPGATAIPLELPPFTLVGATTRAGLLPPPLRDRFGFTAHMEFYEPAELERVIHRSANLLDVEIQADGAAEIAGRSRGTPRIANRLLRRVRDYAQVKADGFITRDIAAAALKVYEVDARGLDRLDRGVLEALLKLFGGGPVGLSTLAVAVGEERETVEEVAEPFLVREGLLARTPRGRVATPAAWAHLGLTPPRSATAGNGQQDLFGT
- a CDS encoding YebC/PmpR family DNA-binding transcriptional regulator — translated: MSGHSKWATTKHKKAVIDAKRGKLFAKLIKNIEVAARMGGVDIEGNPTLYDAIQKAKKSSVPNKNIDSAVKRGGGLEAGGADYETIMYEGYGPNGVAVLIECLTDNRNRAASDVRVAMTRNGGNMADPGSVSYLFNRKGVVIVPKGELSEDDVLGAVLDAGAEEVNDLGESFEVLSEATDMVAVRTALQDSGIDYDSAEANFVPTMQVELDEEGARKIFKLIDALEDSDDVQNVFANFDVSDEVMEKVDA